In Longimicrobium sp., the sequence TTGGCCGCGTTCACGATGGCATCGACGTGCAGCTTCGTGATGTCGCCCTCCACGACTTCGATGCGGTCTTTGAGCGATGCGTCCATGACGGGTGCAAGTTGAGGGAGATGTGGAGAAATGCGCGTGAAATCAGGATTCGCCGCGCGGGCAGGTTACCGAAATCTCACGCGGAGCCGCGGAGACGCGGAGAACCCGGGTGTGCTCATCCGCATCTCGGCGCGCGCGACGAATCTCCGTCTCGACGGACGTCAGGCGGCGCGGGGATGCGAGCGCAGCTCGAGGCCGCGCGTGGTGAGCAGCGCGGCGCCCTGCTTCGTCCAGCGCGCCAAGCTCTCGGCCTCGTCCTCCAGCCCCAGCCCCCACGTGGCGTCGGTGACGACGGTGACGGGGTAGCCGCGCAGCGGGTCCAGCATCCCCTCCACCGCGTTCTTCACGCACACGTCGCGCGCCACGCCGGCCACGTAGATCTCGATCGCCCCGCCGAGCCGAGCCGCCAGCTCGCGGAGGAAGGCGTCGCTCGCGGGGTTGCCGGTGAAGACGTCGAAGCGGTTCTTGTGGATGAACACCGGCCGCCGCTCCGCCACCGCGCGGCGCGCGACCTCCCGCGCGTCGTCCTCGGAGGTGCCGCGCTCCAGCACCAGCGCGCCGGCGGGACGGATCGACGGGTGGATCTGGGCCCCCTCGCGCTCCGCCGCGTCGGGCGACAGGCCCATGCAGTGCGGCGGATAGGTGCCCTTCGTGGCGTCGGGGGCGACGGTGTCGATTTCCTCGTCGTCGTACGAATGCCAGTCGCCGGTGAAGACGACGGCGTCGCACTCGGCGCGCATCCACTCCACGGCGCGCCGCAGCGCGGGCATGATCTGCGTCGCGCCGGGATCCTTCCCGTCGTCGAAGAGGTTGTGCACGTACAGGCGGCCGCTCTGCTCCGGCGGCAGCAGGAAGTCGTTCTGCGCGTCCACCACCCATCCGACGCGCGCGATTCTATCCGTCATGGCTGTCTCTCTTTCCTCTAAAGTCGGCGGCATCGCATGCCGCGGCTACAGATTCCTCGGGCTCACAACCATCAGTGCGACCGCGACTTCCGTGTGCTCGCCCGCGGAATGACAGATTATTGGGTCGAAGCTTAAAGCCTGTCATTCCGAGGCCGCTGCGCCGAATTCGATCCCACACCATCGCCGGGCGGCCGAGGAATCTGTGACCGCGTCCGCGACGCACTCTCCCCCTCGCGCCTCAACCCGGCAGCACGCGCGACCAGTCGACCGCGACGAGCCGCGGGTTCTCGCGGAAGGTGCGGCCGATCTTGCCCTCGGGGCGGTCGTCCACCTTCACCAGGTCGGCGGTGAAGTCGAAGTCGTTCAGCAGGCCGCTCGACGCGTCGCTGTGGCCCAGCAGGCTGCTCCCCACGCCGTAGGCGACGACGGGAACGCCCTCGCCCTCGAAGCGTCGGATCTTCGACGGCGTGAACCCGCCGCTGGCCACGATCCCCACGTAGCCGAACCCCTCGGCGTCCAGCGCCGCGCGGATCTTCCGCACCAGGTACGGGTTGACGCCGGTGAGCCGGGCGCGCCCCCACACCTCGGGATCGCCGATCAGCGACTGGTCGATCAGCCGCTCGCTGGTGTCCACGCGCACCGCCCGCAGCATCCCGTCGCCGAACTCCGCCCGCAGCGCCCGCGCGACCGCGAGCGAGGTGGCGACCGCGTCGTTGTCGTAGTCCACCAGGCTCATCAGCGCCACGCCCGGCTCCTCGTCGCGCAGGTAGCGCGCGAAGGCCGTGGTCGCCGCCACCGTGTCGCCGTCGAAGGCGGCGATCATGGCGTGCGGCATCGTTCCCACCCCGCGCGCGCCCCACCATGCGCCCGCCGCGTCGCTGGACACGCTCTCCGCGCCGCCCACCTGCGCCGCGTAGCCGTCGGGCGTCTGCACCCGCCAGTCGTCGTGGCGCGGCGCCATGAAGATCACCGGCTTCCCCGCCGCCGCCTCCACCACGATGCGCGTGTTGCTGGCGATCAGCGAGCGCCGCGCGAGGACCCCCAGCACCGGCGTCTCCAGGTGCGCGAAGCCGCGGTAGCAGCCGGTGACGTGCATCACCGGCTCCCACGCGTCGCTTCCGGCGCGGTTCACGTCGTCGCCCTCCAGCAGCGTCTCGATGCGCAGGTCGCGCGGGTCGTATCCCGGCGCCAGCTGCGTCTGGAACAGGCGCACGGCCTCGTACACGCCGGCCAGCACGCCCGCCTGCTTGGCGAAGATCTGCATCGTCACCACGGGATCCTTCTCCGCGTGCCGCAGCGTGTTCGCCGTGCGGACGAAGTAGCGGTCGCTGAGCCACCCGGTGCGGATGCGCGGGTCGAACTGGAAGAGCTCGGCGGTGAAGCGTCCCAGCCCTTCGTGGAGATGCTCCCTGCGCTCCGCGGCGTCGCGGGCGGGAGGACTGTCGATCATCCGGTCTGCTCCGATAGCATTCTCAAGACGAGAACGATCTCGCCGGGCGTACGATAGGGCGCGCGGGCGGGTGCGTCAAGCTTCGTCTCCGTCCGTCGGCTCGAGCGGGAGGAAGGGGAGGCGGAGCGAGGGATCGAGCCGCGCGCGCACGATCCCCGGGCGGAAGCGGAAGAGCTCGGGCGCCACCCCCGGCTCGCCCGGCGCGCGAGGGCGTCGCTTCCCCGTCCCCACGACGATGCGCGGCGTGCGCGTGTTGCGCTCGCCCTTGGTCTCCGCCACGGCGCGGCGGAAGTTGGCGCGGTGCAGCGGGCGTCCGGAGATGGCCTCGCAGGCGGCCTGCAGCTCGTCGAGAGTGAACTCGTCGCCCGCCAGCGCCTTCAGGGCGGCGGGGATGTACTTGATCTTGCCGCGCAGCCGCGCCAGCGCGTCGCCCAGGATGCGGCGGTGGTCGAAGGCCATCTCCCGCCCGAAGCCGCCGGCGTCGCCGAGCGGCCGCCCCCACCGGTCGCGCCGCGCCTCGGCCAGGAGCCCGGCGTCGAAGAGAAGGCGCCGGCGCTCGGCCACGCGCTCCTCGTTCCACTCGCGCATCCCGAAGCCGTACGCGTAGTCGATGCGCTCGCGCGCGTCGGCCCCCGCGCGGTCCGCCCAATCTCCCAGCGCCCCGAGCACCTCGCGCGCGGCGCGGCGGCCCTTTTCCTCGCGGAGATCTTCCCAGGGGAGATACTGGTAGACGTCCGCCCACTCCGCGCCCGTGACCTCCTCCTGCTGGGTGACGAGGCCCGCGGGGCGCGGCAGGAGCATGAGATACGCGTTGGTGGCGACGCGCGCGCCGGTGCGGACCCACTCCCCCGTGGCCGGGTCGGGATGGCCGGCGTACTGGCGGGGATCGCGCCCGTCCTGGGTGTAGCTGCCGAGCGGCTCGAGATAGTCGGGCTCCTCCACCCCCGTCTCCTCGTGCAGCTCGCGGAGCGCGGTCTCGCGCGTCGTGGGATCGGCGTCCCACTCCAGGAAGCCGCCGGGCCAGGCGTCGAGCCCACGGAACGGCTCGCTCCCGCGCACCACCACGAGCGCGCGCAGCGAGGCCGCGCCGCCGCGCCACTCCAGCGCCAGCGCCACCGCGTCGCCGGTGACGGCGTAGTGCGGATACTCGCCCGCGTCGTAGCGCAGCGCCCACTCGGGAACGCCTCTGCCCTGCCCTTCGCGCTCCTCCACGCTTCCCCCTCCTCCTCTCCCGTGCGGACGGCCGGGCCGGAGAATGCGCCGCCCCGGGGGCGTCCGTCAATCGCCGCGCGCGACCGTCTCCGCGGCGGCCGCGTCCGTCCGTGTTTCGGCGAGGCGGCGGGCGTAGCAGATGGTAGCAGGATGGTCACATTCCCATAACTGCAACAAACGGCACAAGCAGCGCTCCTACAAGTGTTTGCTTGCGCAGGGACTGGACGAAGTGCAAGCTACACCAGCGCCGTGTCTTCGGCGTTCGCAGTGCTCTCCACGGCGTGGTACCGCGCACCGCCCCCCGGTGCGGCCCGCCGGTCCGGCAGGAGGAGACGCGCACCATCCCCGCCCGTCTGTCGTGGAGCGGGCCGTCCCCAACGGCCACCGGGAGCCTGCAGGCCTCTCGCAGCAACCGCCCCGCCACGCCGGCGAGGGCGGACACCCGTTCGCAAGGACGAGCCCATGCGTTTCCACCGGCCCCACCGTCGCCGGACCGGCGCAGCGGCCGCCGCGCTGCTTGCGCTGGCGGCTGCCGCGTGCACCGACCGGGCCAACCCCGTGGCGCCCACGCCGCCCGGGCCCCAGCCCGGAACCCCGGGTGCACCCATCAACGTCCAGGCGCTGCAGTGCACCGGCGACCGCGCCGCGCTCAAGGTCACCTGCGCGCCGGCCACCCCGCAGGGAGGCGGGTCGGCCGACATCATCGTGGGGAACCAGAGCGTGTACGTGCAGGTGAGCTCGAGCAACGTGGCGTACAACAGCGGCACCGGCCAGTTCACCTTCAACGTGACGGTGCAGAACCTGATTCCGCAGCCCATGGGCACCATCGACGGGACCACGCTGGACCCCGCCGGCGTGCGCATCTTCTTCTCGTCGGGCCCCTCCGTCACCGGGGGAACCGGCGTGGTTTCGGTGGTCCCCGACGGCTTCGGCACCTTCACCGCCGCCGGGCAGGCCTACTACCAG encodes:
- a CDS encoding cysteine hydrolase family protein, producing the protein MTDRIARVGWVVDAQNDFLLPPEQSGRLYVHNLFDDGKDPGATQIMPALRRAVEWMRAECDAVVFTGDWHSYDDEEIDTVAPDATKGTYPPHCMGLSPDAAEREGAQIHPSIRPAGALVLERGTSEDDAREVARRAVAERRPVFIHKNRFDVFTGNPASDAFLRELAARLGGAIEIYVAGVARDVCVKNAVEGMLDPLRGYPVTVVTDATWGLGLEDEAESLARWTKQGAALLTTRGLELRSHPRAA
- a CDS encoding NUDIX domain-containing protein — its product is MEEREGQGRGVPEWALRYDAGEYPHYAVTGDAVALALEWRGGAASLRALVVVRGSEPFRGLDAWPGGFLEWDADPTTRETALRELHEETGVEEPDYLEPLGSYTQDGRDPRQYAGHPDPATGEWVRTGARVATNAYLMLLPRPAGLVTQQEEVTGAEWADVYQYLPWEDLREEKGRRAAREVLGALGDWADRAGADARERIDYAYGFGMREWNEERVAERRRLLFDAGLLAEARRDRWGRPLGDAGGFGREMAFDHRRILGDALARLRGKIKYIPAALKALAGDEFTLDELQAACEAISGRPLHRANFRRAVAETKGERNTRTPRIVVGTGKRRPRAPGEPGVAPELFRFRPGIVRARLDPSLRLPFLPLEPTDGDEA